Proteins from one Hoplias malabaricus isolate fHopMal1 chromosome 2, fHopMal1.hap1, whole genome shotgun sequence genomic window:
- the c2h9orf78 gene encoding splicing factor C9orf78 homolog, with amino-acid sequence MPAGKNFRRKKEESSDEEESDDVTTEVRAKLNEAKEIQNLRKRQSGVSLTALLVGEKLPLEAEIEDDPFKLKTGGVVDMKKIKDRNRDRTEDENDLNLGTSFSAETNRRDEDADMMKYIETELKRKKGLVEAEEQKVKAKNAEDLLYELPENIRVTSAKKTEEMLSNQMLSGIPEVDLGIDAKIKNIISTEEAKAKLIAEQRNKKKDSSTSFVPTNVAVNYVQHNRFYHEDANAPQRRHREEPKARPLRVGDTEKPGPDKSPPNYRKRPNNEKATDDYHYEKFKKMNRRY; translated from the exons ATGCCGGCGGGTAAAAACtttagaagaaagaaagaggagtcTTCAGATGAAGAGGAATCTGATGATGTAACCACTGAAGTCAG AGCTAAACTGAATGAAGCAAAAGAAATCCAAAATTTGCGGAAGAGACAGAGTGGCGTAAG TTTAACAGCTTTGCTTGTTGGAGAGAAGCTACCATTGGAAGCAGAAATTGAG GATGATCCGTTTAAGCTCAAGACAGGTGGTGTCGTggacatgaaaaaaataaaggacAGAAACAGGGACAG GACAGAGGATGAAAATGACCTGAACCTGGGAACCTCTTTTTCTGCAGAGACCAACAGAAGAGATGAAGATGCAGATAT GATGAAATACATTGAAACAGAACTGAAGAGAAAAAAGGGATTAGTTGAAGCAGAGGAACAGAAGGTGAAGGCAAAGAATGCAGAGGACCTCTTGTACGAGTTGCCAGAGAACATACGTGTTACTTCTGCAAAAAAGACAGAAGAGATGCTGTCCAATCAAATGCTTAGTGGCATTCCAGAGGTTGACCTGGGAATTGA TGCAAAGATAAAGAACATCATCAGTACAGAAGAAGCTAAAGCTAAGCTAATTGCTGAGCAGAGGAATAAGAAGAAAGATAGCAGTACCTCTTTTGTTCCCACCAACGTCGCAGTAAACTACGTCCAACATAACCGCT tttaccATGAAGATGCAAATGCACCCCAAAGACGCCACAGAGAGGAGCCCAAAGCCAGACCACTGCGTGTTGGAGACACTGAGAAACCAGGACCAGACA AATCACCACCCAACTACCGTAAGAGGCCAAACAATGAGAAGGCCACAGATGACTACCATTATGAGAAATTCAAGAAGATGAACCGAAGATATTAA